In Gopherus flavomarginatus isolate rGopFla2 chromosome 5, rGopFla2.mat.asm, whole genome shotgun sequence, one DNA window encodes the following:
- the VTI1B gene encoding vesicle transport through interaction with t-SNAREs homolog 1B isoform X2 — translation MAGRGSGSSEHFERLHEIFRGLQAQLRGVPERLRRSAAEEKKKLIREFDEKQREANETLREMEEELKYAPVSFRNQMMNRIQTYKRDLAMFQREIKSTDLGVGPGSRGDTKYGIYSMENEQSTRLQSQRGLLLQGTESLNRATQSIDRSHRIAAETDQIGTEIIEELGDQREQLERTKSRLVNTSENLSKTRKILRSMSKRVMTNKLLLSVIIILELAILGGVVYYKFFRKS, via the exons atggCGGGTCGGGGCTCCGGCTCCTCCGAGCACTTCGAGCGGCTGCACGAGAtcttccgggggctgcaggcgCAGCTGCGGGGCGTCCCGGAGAGACTGCGGCGGAGCGCGGCCG AAGAGAAGAAGAAACTAATACGAGAATTTGATGAGAAACAACGGGAGGCAAATGAAACG CTGCGGGAGATGGAGGAAGAACTGAAATATGCCCCAGTGTCCTTCCGGAACCAAATGATGAACAGAATCCAGACCTACAAGAGAGACCTTGCCATGTTCCAGAGAGAGATTAAAAGCACAGAtttaggggtgggccctggaagTCGAGGGGACACTAAATATGGAATCTATTCCATGGAGAATGAGCAGAGT ACTCGTTTGCAGTCGCAGAGGGGGTTGCTTCTCCAGGGGACAGAGAGCCTGAACCGAGCCACTCAGAGCATTGACCGTTCACACCGGATCGCTGCAGAGACGGATCAGATAGGTACAGAGATAATCGAGGAACTTGGGGACCAGCGAGAGCAATTGGAACGCACCAAAAGCAGA TTAGTGAACACAAGTGAAAACTTAAGCAAAACCCGTAAGATCCTGCGTTCCATGTCGAAAAG AGTTATGACTAACAAGTTGCTGCTGTCTGTCATCATCATCCTGGAACTAGCCATCCTAGGAGGTGTGGTCTACTACAAATTCTTCCGCAAGAGCTGA
- the VTI1B gene encoding vesicle transport through interaction with t-SNAREs homolog 1B isoform X1 has protein sequence MRNNGRQMKRLGASAVRLQALGFSPLGWRGSIFSPSSHRAPALGFNWTGVTGHHGGQETRSRLREMEEELKYAPVSFRNQMMNRIQTYKRDLAMFQREIKSTDLGVGPGSRGDTKYGIYSMENEQSTRLQSQRGLLLQGTESLNRATQSIDRSHRIAAETDQIGTEIIEELGDQREQLERTKSRLVNTSENLSKTRKILRSMSKRVMTNKLLLSVIIILELAILGGVVYYKFFRKS, from the exons ATGAGAAACAACGGGAGGCAAATGAAACG GCTTGGTGCTTCAGCTGTGAGGCTCCAGGCTCTTGGCTTCAGCCCCCTGGGGTGGCGGGGCTCCATTTTCAGCCCCTCCAGCCATagggctccagctctgggcttcaACTGGACTGGCGTTACTGGACACCATGGTGGTCAagagacaaggagcagg CTGCGGGAGATGGAGGAAGAACTGAAATATGCCCCAGTGTCCTTCCGGAACCAAATGATGAACAGAATCCAGACCTACAAGAGAGACCTTGCCATGTTCCAGAGAGAGATTAAAAGCACAGAtttaggggtgggccctggaagTCGAGGGGACACTAAATATGGAATCTATTCCATGGAGAATGAGCAGAGT ACTCGTTTGCAGTCGCAGAGGGGGTTGCTTCTCCAGGGGACAGAGAGCCTGAACCGAGCCACTCAGAGCATTGACCGTTCACACCGGATCGCTGCAGAGACGGATCAGATAGGTACAGAGATAATCGAGGAACTTGGGGACCAGCGAGAGCAATTGGAACGCACCAAAAGCAGA TTAGTGAACACAAGTGAAAACTTAAGCAAAACCCGTAAGATCCTGCGTTCCATGTCGAAAAG AGTTATGACTAACAAGTTGCTGCTGTCTGTCATCATCATCCTGGAACTAGCCATCCTAGGAGGTGTGGTCTACTACAAATTCTTCCGCAAGAGCTGA